In a single window of the Rhodamnia argentea isolate NSW1041297 chromosome 2, ASM2092103v1, whole genome shotgun sequence genome:
- the LOC115738624 gene encoding protein WALLS ARE THIN 1-like — translation MADAGAGSARRMWCSVPERVQLHLAMLALQFGYAGFHVVSRAALNMGISKIVFIVYRNVIAFLLLAPFAYFLEKKERPAITLNFLVQFFLLALVGITANQGFYLLGLDNTSPTFASAIQNSVPAITFLMAALLRIEKVRLDRKDGIAKVLGTVFCVAGASVITLYKGPTIYSPQPPLHAAGPAWRPSLAALGDAAGKNWTLGCVYLIGHCLSWSGWLVLQAPVLKKYPARLSVTSYTCFFGLLQFLVISAFIERNSSAWLVHTGAEVFSIFYAGVVASGIAFAVQIWCIDRGGPVFVAVYQPVQTLVVAIMASIALGEQFYLGGIIGAVLIIAGLYLVLWGKNEERKLAMEKAAIQSAPEHGNSRPPAHLKAPSLTQPLLPPSTENV, via the exons ATGGCCGACGCCGGCGCGGGATCGGCTAGGAGGATGTGGTGCTCGGTGCCGGAGCGGGTCCAGCTGCACCTGGCCATGCTGGCCTTGCAGTTCGGCTACGCAGGGTTCCACGTCGTCTCCAGGGCGGCGCTCAACATGGGCATCAGCAAGATAGTGTTCATCGTCTACCGGAACGTCATCGCCTTCCTCTTGCTCGCTCCCTTCGCCTACTTCCTCGAGAA GAAAGAGAGGCCGGCGATCACTCTGAACTTCCTGGTTCAGTTCTTCCTTCTAGCGCTCGTTGG GATCACAGCGAACCAAGGGTTCTACTTGTTGGGACTTGACAACACTTCGCCAACTTTCGCATCCGCGATTCAGAACTCAGTCCCGGCCATTACTTTTCTCATGGCCGCCTTACTCAG GATAGAGAAAGTGCGGTTGGACCGGAAGGACGGCATCGCCAAGGTCCTGGGGACCGTGTTCTGCGTGGCGGGGGCGTCGGTGATCACGCTGTACAAGGGCCCCACCATATACAGCCCGCAGCCGCCGCTGCACGCGGCGGGCCCGGCGTGGCGTCCATCGTTGGCGGCGCTCGGGGACGCGGCTGGCAAGAACTGGACGCTGGGGTGCGTGTACCTGATCGGCCACTGCCTGTCGTGGTCCGGGTGGCTGGTGCTGCAAGCGCCGGTGCTGAAGAAGTACCCGGCCCGCCTCTCCGTCACGTCCTACACCTGCTTCTTCGGCCTCCTCCAGTTCCTCGTCATCTCGGCCTTCATCGAGCGGAACTCCAGCGCTTGGCTCGTCCACACCGGGGCCGAGGTCTTCAGCATCTTCTACGCG GGAGTGGTCGCGTCGGGGATCGCGTTCGCCGTGCAGATATGGTGCATCGACAGAGGCGGCCCGGTGTTCGTGGCCGTGTATCAGCCCGTCCAGACCCTCGTCGTCGCCATCATGGCCTCCATTGCTCTCGGCGAGCAGTTCTACTTGGGCGG GATCATAGGAGCGGTTCTGATCATAGCCGGGCTCTACTTGGTCCTGTGGGGGAAGAACGAGGAGCGCAAGTTGGCAATGGAGAAAGCCGCGATCCAGTCCGCCCCGGAGCACGGCAACAGCCGCCCGCCCGCCCACCTCAAGGCGCCATCCCTCACTCAGCCCCTCCTCCCGCCCTCCACCGAGAACGTTTGA